One region of Miscanthus floridulus cultivar M001 chromosome 19, ASM1932011v1, whole genome shotgun sequence genomic DNA includes:
- the LOC136527370 gene encoding ASI1-immunoprecipitated protein 2-like: MRLRNTDRAPRSSGRLNNVASWISEIKDTSNVAVRKKRGRRAPPSAKRLRDKRVDKAIESDGAVDSDSDDTDGQVGKGQPSAHIEEHVDGRTGDDLAKAGHSGNSSDGPSSASEEQDHSTNSKDKLQKASSQNTKKVFGNSTNSKQGASHLEQEGANEDGSHVQVTAVYKDIDKESSQKIRDDASDAQVDTTSSDDKSSEEVEDVKVCDICGDIGEEEKLAVCSRCNDGAEHTYCMMVMMEEVPDGDWLCEDCQTAVESEKENRLEKSQVKVDTSKELSFEGEINKPAIAAKSRSSSDCELKAENIENKESDTTNEGNDTVKTRTEEDAAMTSSIRDTIPETGGLYMGADSRKRLQPSREIFVSDADKGKQPSHQVATSLAVNALKNQAPQSRGQLSKSTSFNNSKVPKVKQLLNEVPQKPKIWKESWSSLISKKEGPISMTTKSATFKKPKPCEPANKAKSSILSPAEEPRATNQLVSQNVTNGQCSSILGPPSATASMVAPVLKTDTTAQLLSTRNNTADSNNLGAVHVQGGKNSLGNSELKKPPLAKVPGSMMLSNAEKSSGGILGSGAHRKVIQNSDPSHRDTKIKDQTGFRQGAASSNRTIRCQRCNEAGHSAQSCGFEKLHLSSVKPLSEQNLKDASAKRNKTSETSTLAFSEKASSREENQSEHIVKCGTYQNLINGPKDVLPAPFSHVKKPSLSPRANVQDMGYILSIPGSGVDYSKLKFKDNHPSLSATVGTSADNGCIMPNDHRNEPAQGFSAGDEPMTSTVPELDWIWQGGFELQRTGRSPELCDGFQAHLSCSASQLVLDVVKKFPSKVQLEEVPRQNSWPTQFQENGPTYDNIGLFFFARDVQSYENHYSKLVENMLKNDLVLRGSVGTVELLIFPSNILSKNFQRWNMFYFLWGLFRDSKKDSSNLPSYVSTRRLEPNFNDDSRPMDWSTSALSSTHSFSQNRSGFAELGPNLKPDYPEHQDKMRDTFGGNVSERDFDVNMVPVTCSVSLTHLQEESGKVSTTINLNDADNLMDIDHVNTCEVSTGALDRSHASGGASKRSFEMAKAADEVDEEPEHKKIKLDNVVSMNSGSCENAYNGRLSSKVHPLSASSLNDGTSNKLMAGSSSSDGKCVFPLDLNAVDDENIINIPSSDDEELPDPVPLQVGKQTKGDLSLSLAFPSGKELGSKPQFEPQRHLPERSNRNNTSSIWGQQ, translated from the exons ATGCGAT TAAGGAATACAGACAGGGCACCACGTAGCTCAGGTCGTCTCAATAATGTTGCTTCATGGATCTCTGAAATTAAAGACACATCTAATGTGGCCGTAAGAAAGAAAAGGGGGAGAAGAGCACCTCCATCTGCTAAAAGATTGCGTGATAAAAGGGTGGATAAGGCGATTGAAAGTGATGGTGCTGTTGACAGTGACAGCGATGATACAGATGGACAGGTTGGCAAGGGTCAGCCTAGTGCACACATTGAGGAACATGTTGATGGGAGAACTGGTGATGACTTAGCAAAAGCAGGCCACTCAGGTAATTCTTCCGATGGTCCATCCTCAGCTTCAGAAGAACAGGACCATTCAACAAACTCTAAAGACAAGCTCCaaaaagctagctctcaaaacacAAAGAAGGTTTTTGGAAACTCAACAAACAGCAAGCAAGGTGCATCTCATTTGGAACAGGAAGGTGCAAATGAAGATGGGTCTCATGTGCAAGTCACTGCTGTGTACAAGGATATTGATAAAGAAAGTTCTCAAAAgattagggatgat GCATCCGATGCACAAGTGGATACAACTTCATCTGACGATAAAAGTTCAGAAGAAGTTGAAGAT GTGAAGGTGTGTGACATATGTGGAGATATTGGTGAGGAGGAGAAGCTCGCTGTCTGTAGCAGATGCAATGACGGCGCAGAGCACAC GTATTGCATGATGGTAATGATGGAAGAAGTTCCAGATGGTGACTGGTTGTGCGAAGACTGCCAAACTGCGGTAGAATCTGAAAAGGAGAATAGACTAGAAAAATCTCAGGTGAAGGTTGACACTTCAAAAGAGCTGTCCTTTGAAGGGGAGATTAACAAACCTGCCATTGCTGCAAAGAGCAGAAGTTCTTCTGACTGTGAACTGAAGGCTGAGAATATAGAAAACAAAGAGTCAGATACCACAAATGAGGGAAATGATACGGTCAAAACCAGGACGGAAGAAGATGCTGCTATGACATCCTCAATTAGAGATACTATTCCTGAAACTGGTGGCTTGTACATGGGGGCTGACTCCAGAAAGAGACTGCAACCATCACGCGAGATATTCGTGTCTGATGCTGACAAAGGAAAGCAACCTAGCCATCAAGTGGCAACTTCATTGGCGGTTAATGCTCTGAAGAATCAGGCACCACAGTCTCGTG GTCAACTTTCCAAATCCACTTCTTTCAACAACTCAAAGGTTCCAAAAGTGAAACAGCTATTGAATGAAGTTCCTCAGAAGCCgaaaatttggaaggagtcttGGTCTTCTCTTATCAGTAAAAAGGAAGGGCCAATCAGCATGACTACTAAGTCAGCGACCTTCAAAAAGCCTAAGCCTTGTGAGCCAGCAAACAAGGCAAAGTCTTCCATCTTGTCACCTGCCGAGGAGCCAAGGGCGACGAATCAGTTGGTGAGCCAAAATGTAACAAATGGTCAGTGTTCTTCTATATTGGGGCCTCCCTCTGCCACAGCATCAATGGTTGCCCCTGTTCTAAAAACTGATACCACAGCTCAGCTCCTCTCTACAAGAAATAACACGGCTGACTCAAATAATTTAGGTGCTGTTCATGTACAGGGTGGTAAAAATTCTCTTG GAAACAGTGAGCTAAAGAAGCCTCCTTTAGCAAAAGTGCCCGGAAGTATGATGCTATCTAATGCTGAAAAATCCTCAGGTGGGATTCTTGGTTCCGGTGCTCATAGAAAAGTGATTCAAAATTCAGATCCTTCACACAGGGATACTAAAATAAAGGACCAAACTGGCTTCAGACAGGGTGCTGCTAGCAGCAATCGGACAATCCGTTGCCAAAGATGTAATGAAGCGGGCCATTCTGCACAATCTTGTGGATTTGAAAAACTTCACTTGTCTTCAGTAAAACCTTTGAGTGAGCAAAACTTGAAAGATGCATCTGCCAAAAGAAATAAGACATCCGAAACTAGTACACTGGCATTTAGTGAAAAAGCTTCTTCCAGAGAAGAGAATCAATCAGAGCATATCGTAAAATGTGGTACTTACCAGAATCTGATAAATGGGCCTAAAGATGTGTTACCTGCCCCATTCAGCCATGTGAAGAAGCCCTCATTATCACCTCGAGCTAATGTGCAGGATATGGGATATATTTTGTCCATCCCTGGGAGTGGAGTAGATTATAGCAAGCTGAAGTTCAAAGATAATCATCCATCTCTATCTGCCACAGTAGGAACCTCTGCTGATAATGGTTGCATTATGCCAAATGATCATAGGAATGAACCTGCTCAAGGTTTTTCAGCTGGTGATGAACCAATGACTTCAACTGTCCCTGAGCTGGACTGGATATGGCA AGGTGGTTTTGAGCTGCAGAGGACCGGAAGATCACCGGagctgtgtgatggtttccaAGCCCACTTATCATGTTCTGCTTCGCAGTTAGTGCTGGATGTGGTTAAGAAATTCCCTTCTAAAGTCCAGCTTGAGGAAGTTCCTCGGCAGAATTCATGGCCGACACAATTTCAGGAAAATGGTCCAACTTATGACAACATAGGTCTTTTTTTCTTTGCTAGAGATGTTCAGAG CTATGAAAATCACTACAGTAAATTAGTTGAAAATATGCTGAAGAATGATTTAGTTCTCAGAGGAAGTGTTGGTACTGTTGAGTTGCTTATATTCCCTTCCAATATCCTGTCAAAGAACTTCCAAA GGTGGAATATGTTCTACTTTCTATGGGGTCTATTCAGAGATAGCAAAAAAGATTCCTCTAACCTCCCATCTTATGTATCCACAAGAAGACTAGAACCAAATTTTAATGATGATTCCCGGCCCATGGATTGGAGTACATCTGCTTTGTCATCTACTCACTCATTCTCACAAAACAGGAGTGGTTTTGCCGAACTGGGCCCCAATTTG AAACCTGATTATCCAGAACACCAAGATAAAATGAGGGACACTTTTGGTGGTAATGTTAGTgaaagagattttgatgtgaacaTGGTGCCAGTTACTTGTTCTGTCTCCTTAACCCATCTTCAGGAAG AATCTGGCAAGGTGAGCACAACCATCAACCTTAATGACGCAGACAACCTTATGGATATAGACCATGTAAATACCTGTGAGGTTAGCACAGGTGCACTGGATCGTTCACATGCATCAGGTGGTGCAAGTAAAAGAAGTTTTGAGATGGCCAAAGCAGCTGATGAAGTCGATGAAGAACCTGAGCATAAGAAAATTAAATTGGATAATGTAGTGTCTATGAACTCTGGTTCATGCGAGAATGCCTACAATGGAAGGTTATCATCTAAGGTGCATCCCCTTTCAGCTTCCTCTTTGAATGATGGCACTAGCAATAAACTGATGGCTGGAAGCTCAAGCAGTGATGGAAAGTGCGTGTTTCCACTTGATCTAAATGCAGTGGATGATGAGAACATCATAAATATTCCGTCTTCAGATGATGAAGAGTTACCAGACCCTGTTCCATTACAGGTTGGAAAGCAGACCAAGGGAGATTTATCCCTCTCGCTTGCATTTCCGTCAGGGAAGGAACTAGGTAGCAAACCACAATTCGAGCCACAGAGACACTTGCCTGAGAGGAGCAATAGGAATAATACATCATCCATTTGGGGCCAACAGTGA
- the LOC136526931 gene encoding ruBisCO large subunit-binding protein subunit beta, chloroplastic-like gives MASTFGATCTVGLMAAPTGKNVRLQRRTNFRVKAAKELYFNKDGSAIKKLQTGVNKLADLVGVTLGPKGRNVVLESKYGSPKIVNDGVTVAREVELEDPVENIGAKLVRQAAAKTNDLAGDGTTTSVVLAQGLIAEGVKVVAAGANPVQITRGIEKTAKALVEELRKLSKDVEDSELADVAAVSAGNNYEIGNMIAEAMSKVGRKGVVTLEEGRSSENFLYVVEGMQFDRGYISPYFVTDSEKMSVEYENCKLLLVDKKITNARDLINVLEEAIRGAYPILIIAEDIEQEALATLVVNKLRGSLKIAAIKAPGFGERKTQYLDDIAILTGATVIRDEVGLSLDKADKSVLGTAAKVVLTKESTTIVGDGSTQEEVTKRVAQIKNLIEAAEQEYEKEKLNERIAKLAGGVAVIQVGAQTETELKEKKLRVEDALNATKAAVEEGIVVGGGCTLLRLAAKVDAIKDTLENDEQKVGAEIVRRALSYPLKLIAKNAGVNGSVVTEKVLSIDNFKYGYNAATGQYEDLMAAGIIDPTKVVRCCLEHAASVAKTFLTSDVVVVDIKEPEATPLANPMDNSGYGY, from the exons ATGGCTTCGACATTCGGTGCCACTTGTACAGTTGGCCTTATGGCTGCTCCAACAGGGAAGAATGTGCGCCTTCAGAGGAGGACTAACTTCAGAGTAAAAGCAGCCAAGGAGCTGTACTTCAACAAGGATGGCTCAGCTATCAAGAAGCTCCAG ACTGGAGTCAATAAGCTTGCAGACCTAGTTGGAGTTACACTCGGACCAAAGGGAAGGAATGTCGTTTTGGAGAGCAAGTATGGCTCTCCTAAGATTGTTAACGATGGTGTTACAGTTGCAAGAGAG GTTGAGCTGGAGGACCCTGTGGAAAACATTGGAGCTAAATTGGTCAGGCAAGCTGCAGCTAAGACCAATGATCTAGCTGGAGATGGGACAACCACCTCCGTTGTCCTTGCTCAGGGACTGATTGCTGAGGGTGTTAAG GTTGTGGCAGCTGGTGCTAATCCTGTTCAGATTACTCGTGGTATCGAGAAAACAGCGAAAGCACTAGTTGAAGAACTACGTAAGTTGTCTAAGGATGTTGAAGATAGCGAGCTTGCAGATGTTGCTGCAGTTAGTGCTGGCAACAACTATGAAATCGGTAACATGATAGCAGAGGCCATGAGCAAGGTTGGTCGGAAGGGTGTGGTTACCCTTGAAGAGGGGAGGAGTTCTGAGAACTTTCTCTATGTTGTGGAGGGAATGCAGTTTGACCGTGGTTATATCTCTCCGTACTTTGTAACAGACAGTGAGAAAATGTCTGTCGAGTACGAGAACTGCAAG CTGCTTTTGGTTGACAAGAAGATCACCAACGCAAGGGATCTTATCAACGTTTTGGAAGAAGCCATCAGAGGTGCATACCCAATCCTGATAATTGCTGAGGATATTGAGCAGGAGGCTCTTGCTACCCTTGTTGTCAACAAGCTTAGAGGATCATTGAAGATTGCTGCCATCAAAGCCCCTGGTTTTGGAGAGCGCAAGACTCAGTACTTGGATGATATTGCCATCCTTACTGGAG CAACTGTAATCAGAGATGAAGTTGGGCTGTCACTTGACAAGGCTGACAAATCAGTCCTTGGAACAGCTGCAAAGGTTGTTCTTACCAAAGAGTCGACAACAATTGTTGGTGACGGCAGCACCCAGGAAGAAGTGACTAAAAGGGTTGCGCAGATTAAAAATCTGATTGAG GCAGCAGAACAAGAATACGAAAAGGAAAAACTTAATGAGAGGATAGCAAAGCTTGCTGGTGGTGTTGCTGTCATTCAG GTAGGAGCACAAACAGAAACTGAACTAAAAGAGAAGAAGTTGAGAGTTGAGGATGCGCTAAATGCAACTAAG GCTGCTGTCGAGGAAGGTATTGTTGTTGGTGGAGGGTGCACTCTTTTGCGACTTGCAGCTAAAGTCGATGCCATCAAGGATACACTGGAGAACGATGAGCAGAAG GTTGGAGCTGAAATAGTAAGGAGGGCCCTGAGCTACCCACTTAAATTGATTGCTAAAAACGCTGGTGTCAATGGCAGCGTTGTCACTGAGAAG GTCCTTTCTATCGATAACTTCAAGTATGGTTACAATGCTGCTACTGGACAGTACGAGGACTTGATGGCTGCTGGTATCATTGACCCCACCAAG GTGGTGAGATGCTGCTTGGAGCACGCTGCGTCGGTAGCCAAGACCTTCCTGACATCAGATGTTGTGGTCGTCGATATCAAGGAGCCGGAGGCCACGCCCCTTGCTAACCCGATGGACAACTCTG GCTATGGATACTGA